The following proteins come from a genomic window of Malus domestica chromosome 02, GDT2T_hap1:
- the LOC114822749 gene encoding uncharacterized protein: MPYEAIMTEQQKRLLAQQTELVNLEEGGGGDEAFFMEEDEDDHHRRQKASHSRRVMKVVGHIVKPRRAANLDRKREKRGLIPEQKITASLRMLAYGASADQVDEIARMGKTTVLESLMRFCSAIEALYTNEYLLTPMPRDMRRLLRKGEMRGFPGMIGSIDCMHWTWKNWPRAQNDLNVIA, encoded by the exons ATGCCATATGAAGCTATTATGACT GAGCAACAAAAaaggttgttggcacaacagACAGAATTGGtcaatctcgaggaaggtggaggtggagatgaggctttcttcatggaggaggatgaggatgatcaccatagaaggcagaaggcctcacattcccgccgtGTCATGAAAGTTGTGGGTCATATTGTCAAACCAAGACGTGCTGCAAACCtcgatagaaaaagggaaaaacgag gtcttattcccgagcaaaaaattacagcatccttgcgaatgcttgcatatggagcatctgcagatcaagtggaCGAGATCGCTAGGATGGGAAAAACAACTGTTCTGGAGTCCCTGATGCGGTTTTGCTCTGCAATTGAAGCCCTCTACACCAATGAGTACCTCTTGACACCCATGCCAAGGGACATGCGAAGGCTTctgaggaagggtgagatgcgaggctttcctggcatgattggaagcatcgactgcatgcactggacttggaaaaattgGCCAA gagctcaGAATGACCTAAATGTCATTGCCTAA